A genomic segment from Odontesthes bonariensis isolate fOdoBon6 chromosome 8, fOdoBon6.hap1, whole genome shotgun sequence encodes:
- the rad51ap1 gene encoding RAD51-associated protein 1 isoform X1, with protein MDRTSRRTKAVNYCEAKDFEDDEDFASVKAPPSKKAREDVRQEQRKSSSKSSSEETNSQSTQSEKSRKPLDEKLLDRDLEAAITLSLLNGADGLKEKSPASKADVKAEIPIDENTDPSSLHLSNCSVDGAVLGLDEITPEKGSPASARQRKSSSKAAEVKRKNDDDDDDEDYQPKLAPDSESDEDFSEPADSEDEEFTVKKACKAKKNEKVTKKDKTKSAPASKKEKHPSKPLKSKSQTAAASTPARSPPTAKLAPTRPASSCSVSTPKSAASLSPAGGRIPKWNPPAQIGKSPMSSQSSAAKSPGQGLRLGLSRRVRVKPLHPSAAIH; from the exons aTGGATCGAACCTCTAG GAGGACGAAGGCTGTGAATTACTGTGAAGCCAAGGACTTTGAAGATG ATGAGGACTTTGCCAGTGTGAAAGCTCCACCAAGCAAAAAGGCCAGGGAGGATGTGAGGCAGGAACAGAGGAAATCTTCAAGCAAGTCCTCCAGTGAGGAGACCAACTCTCAATCCACGCAGAGCGAGAAGAGCAG AAAGCCGCTGGATGAGAAGTTGCTTGACAGAGATCTTGAGGCAGCCATCACACTTTCCTTGCTCAATGGCGCAGATGGATTAAAGGAGAAGTCTCCCGCCAGTAAAG CAGATGTCAAAGCTGAAATCCCCATTGATGAAAACACAGATCCGTCCTCTTTGCATCTGTCCAACTGCAGTGTGGATGGTGCAGTTCTGG GCTTGGACGAAATCACACCAGAAAAGGGGTCACCTGCTTCTGCAAGACAGAGGAAGTCTTCCTCTAAAGCTGCTgaggtgaaaagaaaaaatgatgatgatgatgatgacgaggACTATCAGCCCAAACTGGCACCAG ATTCAGAAAGCGATGAAGATTTCAGTGAGCCAGCTGACAGTGAAGATGAGGAATTTACTGTAAAGAAAGCCTGCAAAGCTAAAAAGAATGAGAAAGTAACCAAGAAAGACAAAACCAAATCAGCGCCTGcttctaaaaaagaaaagcaccCATCAAAGCCATTAAAGTCTAAATCACAGACAGCAG CAGCTTCCACGCCAGCGAGAAGCCCCCCAACAGCTAAATTGGCCCCCACAAGACCTGCCTCATCCTGCTCAGTTTCCACACCAAAGTCTGCAGCCTCTCTGAGCCCAGCAGGGGGCAGAATACCCAAGTGGAACCCACCAG CTCAAATTGGCAAAAGTCCGATGTCATCCCAGAGTTCAGCAGCGAAGTCTCCGGGTCAGGGTCTGCGACTGGGACTGTCCCGCCGCGTTCGGGTCAAACCTCTTCACCCCAGTGCTGCGATTCACTGA
- the rad51ap1 gene encoding RAD51-associated protein 1 isoform X2 has product MDRTSRRTKAVNYCEAKDFEDDEDFASVKAPPSKKAREDVRQEQRKSSSKSSSEETNSQSTQSEKSRKPLDEKLLDRDLEAAITLSLLNGADGLKEKSPASKDVKAEIPIDENTDPSSLHLSNCSVDGAVLGLDEITPEKGSPASARQRKSSSKAAEVKRKNDDDDDDEDYQPKLAPDSESDEDFSEPADSEDEEFTVKKACKAKKNEKVTKKDKTKSAPASKKEKHPSKPLKSKSQTAAASTPARSPPTAKLAPTRPASSCSVSTPKSAASLSPAGGRIPKWNPPAQIGKSPMSSQSSAAKSPGQGLRLGLSRRVRVKPLHPSAAIH; this is encoded by the exons aTGGATCGAACCTCTAG GAGGACGAAGGCTGTGAATTACTGTGAAGCCAAGGACTTTGAAGATG ATGAGGACTTTGCCAGTGTGAAAGCTCCACCAAGCAAAAAGGCCAGGGAGGATGTGAGGCAGGAACAGAGGAAATCTTCAAGCAAGTCCTCCAGTGAGGAGACCAACTCTCAATCCACGCAGAGCGAGAAGAGCAG AAAGCCGCTGGATGAGAAGTTGCTTGACAGAGATCTTGAGGCAGCCATCACACTTTCCTTGCTCAATGGCGCAGATGGATTAAAGGAGAAGTCTCCCGCCAGTAAAG ATGTCAAAGCTGAAATCCCCATTGATGAAAACACAGATCCGTCCTCTTTGCATCTGTCCAACTGCAGTGTGGATGGTGCAGTTCTGG GCTTGGACGAAATCACACCAGAAAAGGGGTCACCTGCTTCTGCAAGACAGAGGAAGTCTTCCTCTAAAGCTGCTgaggtgaaaagaaaaaatgatgatgatgatgatgacgaggACTATCAGCCCAAACTGGCACCAG ATTCAGAAAGCGATGAAGATTTCAGTGAGCCAGCTGACAGTGAAGATGAGGAATTTACTGTAAAGAAAGCCTGCAAAGCTAAAAAGAATGAGAAAGTAACCAAGAAAGACAAAACCAAATCAGCGCCTGcttctaaaaaagaaaagcaccCATCAAAGCCATTAAAGTCTAAATCACAGACAGCAG CAGCTTCCACGCCAGCGAGAAGCCCCCCAACAGCTAAATTGGCCCCCACAAGACCTGCCTCATCCTGCTCAGTTTCCACACCAAAGTCTGCAGCCTCTCTGAGCCCAGCAGGGGGCAGAATACCCAAGTGGAACCCACCAG CTCAAATTGGCAAAAGTCCGATGTCATCCCAGAGTTCAGCAGCGAAGTCTCCGGGTCAGGGTCTGCGACTGGGACTGTCCCGCCGCGTTCGGGTCAAACCTCTTCACCCCAGTGCTGCGATTCACTGA
- the rad51ap1 gene encoding RAD51-associated protein 1 isoform X3, with protein sequence MDRTSRRTKAVNYCEAKDFEDDEDFASVKAPPSKKAREDVRQEQRKSSSKSSSEETNSQSTQSEKSRKPLDEKLLDRDLEAAITLSLLNGADGLKEKSPASKADVKAEIPIDENTDPSSLHLSNCSVDGAVLGLDEITPEKGSPASARQRKSSSKAAEVKRKNDDDDDDEDYQPKLAPDSESDEDFSEPADSEDEEFTVKKACKAKKNEKVTKKDKTKSAPASKKEKHPSKPLKSKSQTAASTPARSPPTAKLAPTRPASSCSVSTPKSAASLSPAGGRIPKWNPPAQIGKSPMSSQSSAAKSPGQGLRLGLSRRVRVKPLHPSAAIH encoded by the exons aTGGATCGAACCTCTAG GAGGACGAAGGCTGTGAATTACTGTGAAGCCAAGGACTTTGAAGATG ATGAGGACTTTGCCAGTGTGAAAGCTCCACCAAGCAAAAAGGCCAGGGAGGATGTGAGGCAGGAACAGAGGAAATCTTCAAGCAAGTCCTCCAGTGAGGAGACCAACTCTCAATCCACGCAGAGCGAGAAGAGCAG AAAGCCGCTGGATGAGAAGTTGCTTGACAGAGATCTTGAGGCAGCCATCACACTTTCCTTGCTCAATGGCGCAGATGGATTAAAGGAGAAGTCTCCCGCCAGTAAAG CAGATGTCAAAGCTGAAATCCCCATTGATGAAAACACAGATCCGTCCTCTTTGCATCTGTCCAACTGCAGTGTGGATGGTGCAGTTCTGG GCTTGGACGAAATCACACCAGAAAAGGGGTCACCTGCTTCTGCAAGACAGAGGAAGTCTTCCTCTAAAGCTGCTgaggtgaaaagaaaaaatgatgatgatgatgatgacgaggACTATCAGCCCAAACTGGCACCAG ATTCAGAAAGCGATGAAGATTTCAGTGAGCCAGCTGACAGTGAAGATGAGGAATTTACTGTAAAGAAAGCCTGCAAAGCTAAAAAGAATGAGAAAGTAACCAAGAAAGACAAAACCAAATCAGCGCCTGcttctaaaaaagaaaagcaccCATCAAAGCCATTAAAGTCTAAATCACAGACAGCAG CTTCCACGCCAGCGAGAAGCCCCCCAACAGCTAAATTGGCCCCCACAAGACCTGCCTCATCCTGCTCAGTTTCCACACCAAAGTCTGCAGCCTCTCTGAGCCCAGCAGGGGGCAGAATACCCAAGTGGAACCCACCAG CTCAAATTGGCAAAAGTCCGATGTCATCCCAGAGTTCAGCAGCGAAGTCTCCGGGTCAGGGTCTGCGACTGGGACTGTCCCGCCGCGTTCGGGTCAAACCTCTTCACCCCAGTGCTGCGATTCACTGA
- the ada2b gene encoding adenosine deaminase 2-A: MVISLYLAVVTFVPLLWFVRETAGMPDPAQRDLLMRQEASRQTGGLLTLTVAEQKLDAYLHRLKEQEISAAHFLPAVHFFKAKPLIQKSSIFKLLQKMPKGAALHVHGSSLVSVEWLVKNVTYRPHCYICFTWDNSVRFLFSDRQPFPRWDCFYWQLLETLRAKIGDNTGFDNSLMQHLTLFTEDPDGEYPNQDVVWEKFEKAFIAAAGLITHAPVLRDYFCQGLEEIYHDNIMYLELRSGLSRTYELDGTIHDRMWNLKLFQDVTKKFKSDHPDFLGARIIISVHRALGVSEVKTAVKEAIQLKKDFPDVVAGFDMVGRETSGRTLWYFKEALSLPAELGATLPYFFHAGETDDEGTDIDQNILDALLFNTTRIGHGYALAHHPLAKELSRKRNIAVEICPISNQVLKLVSDLRNHPAAVLMSEGHPMVISSDDPSLFGNTGLSYDFYEAFVGIGGLKANLGTLKELALNSIRYSSLPAHLRDAGIAMWQNKWDAFISNNS; the protein is encoded by the exons ATGGTGATCTCACTCTACCTGGCTGTGGTCACTTTTGTACCCCTTTTGTGGTTTGTAAGGGAGACTGCTGGGATGCCTGACCCTGCTCAAAGGGACCTGCTGATGCGTCAGGAGGCATCGAGACAGACGGGAGGCTTGTTGACGCTGACAGTTGCTGAGCAGAAGCTGGATGCTTACCTTCATCGATTAAAAGAACAGGAAATATCTGCGGCCCACTTTCTCCCTGCTGTCCACTTCTTCAAGGCAAAGCCTCTCATTCAGAAGAGCTCGATTTTCAAACTGCTGCAGAAAATGCCTAAAG GAGCAGCTCTCCATGTCCATGGATCCTCTCTGGTCAGCGTTGAATGGCTTGTAAAAAATGTAACCTACAGACCTCACTGTTATATCTGCTTCACGTGGGACAACTCGGTGCGCTTCCTGTTCTCAGATCGCCAGCCCTTCCCACGATGGGACTGCTTTTATTGGCAGCTACTGGAAACCTTACGAGCCAAAATAGGAGACAATACAGGATTTGATAACAG TTTAATGCAGCACCTCACACTGTTTACCGAGGATCCAGATGGTGAATATCCGAACCAGGATGTTGTGTGGGAGAAGTTTGAGAAAGCCTTCATCGCAGCCGCAGGACTAATCACCCATGCCCCTGTGCTAAGGGACTACTTCTGTCAGGGCCTAGAGGAGATTTATCATGACAACATCATGTATCTGGAACTCCGCAGTGGTCTGTCAAGG ACCTATGAGCTTGATGGAACTATTCATGATAGGATGTGGAATTTGAAACTGTTCCAAGACGTTACAAAGAAGTTTAAGAGTGACCATCCAGACTTTCTCGGGGCCCGGATCATTATTTCTGTCCACAG AGCTCTGGGTGTATCCGAGGTCAAAACAGCTGTAAAAGAGGCCATCCAGCTGAAAAAGGACTTCCCAGATGTAGTTGCAGGATTTGACATG GTTGGCAGGGAGACTAGTGGGAGGACTCTTTGGTACTTCAAGGAGGCACTTTCATTGCCAGCTGAACTGGGCGCAACGCTTCCATACTTCTTTCACGCAGGGGAGACAG ATGATGAAGGCACTGACATAGATCAAAATATTCTCGATGCTCTTCTGTTCAACACCACTCGAATTGGGCACGGTTATGCTTTGGCACACCATCCACTTGCCAAAGAGCTCTCCAGGAAAAGAAACATAGCTGTGGAAATATGTCCCATCTCAAACCAG GTGCTGAAGCTGGTGTCAGATCTGAGGAACCACCCTGCAGCTGTGCTGATGTCTGAAGGCCACCCGATGGTGATCAGCTCTGACGACCCTTCTTTGTTTGGCAACACAGGCCTCTCCTATGACTTTTATGAAGCCTTTGTGGGCATCGGAGGTCTGAAGGCAAATCTGGGCACTCTGAAAGAGCTGGCGCTAAACTCCATCAG GTACAGTTCACTGCCAGCTCATCTCAGGGACGCTGGTATTGCTATGTGGCAGAACAAATGGGATGCCTTCATCTCCAATAATTCATGA